From a region of the Actinopolymorpha singaporensis genome:
- a CDS encoding 4a-hydroxytetrahydrobiopterin dehydratase, protein MAQLLTDDQITEALRDLPGWEARPGALFRAVTAPSFMAGIDLVDRVAQAAEQMNHHPDIDIRWTTISFSLTTHAMGGVTDNDVKLAGRISALAEDTPG, encoded by the coding sequence ATGGCACAGTTGCTCACCGACGACCAGATCACCGAGGCCCTGCGCGACCTACCCGGCTGGGAGGCACGCCCGGGTGCGTTGTTCCGCGCGGTCACCGCACCGAGCTTCATGGCCGGCATCGACCTGGTCGACCGGGTGGCGCAGGCCGCCGAACAGATGAACCACCACCCCGACATCGACATCCGCTGGACGACGATCTCCTTCTCGCTGACCACTCACGCCATGGGCGGGGTGACCGACAACGACGTCAAGCTGGCCGGACGGATCAGCGCGCTGGCCGAGGACACCCCCGGATAG
- a CDS encoding class I SAM-dependent methyltransferase: protein MPDAQFAESRLAEIYDWVDSDRSDLDVYAAMVAEFGARSVLDVGCGTGTFACLLAERGVGVVGVDPAAASLEVARRKSGADRVRWLHGDAATLPPMRVDLATMTGNVAQVFLTDDDWAATLRGVRAALAPDGRLVFETRVPERQAWREWNPRHSRSRTHIPGIGAVDTWVETTEVSGSLVSFQGTYVFETDGSVHTSRSTLRFRSREEVEESLAASGFAVEEIRDAPDRPGREYVFVTRRVGRDASWDQPPSSPRRGWVSPPRSGAPRR, encoded by the coding sequence GTGCCCGACGCGCAGTTCGCCGAGTCCCGGCTCGCCGAGATCTACGACTGGGTGGACTCCGACCGAAGCGACCTGGACGTCTATGCCGCGATGGTCGCGGAGTTCGGTGCCCGCAGCGTGCTGGACGTCGGGTGCGGCACCGGCACCTTCGCCTGTCTGCTCGCCGAGCGGGGAGTCGGGGTGGTCGGCGTGGACCCGGCGGCGGCCTCGCTGGAGGTGGCGCGGCGCAAGTCGGGAGCCGATCGGGTGCGCTGGCTGCACGGTGACGCGGCCACCCTGCCGCCGATGCGGGTGGACCTCGCCACGATGACGGGCAACGTCGCGCAGGTCTTTCTGACCGACGACGACTGGGCAGCGACCCTGCGCGGTGTCCGGGCAGCGCTTGCCCCGGACGGCCGGCTGGTGTTCGAGACCCGCGTACCGGAGCGGCAGGCGTGGCGGGAGTGGAACCCCCGCCACTCCCGCAGCCGTACGCACATACCGGGGATCGGCGCCGTGGACACCTGGGTGGAGACGACGGAGGTCTCCGGATCCCTGGTCAGCTTCCAGGGCACCTACGTCTTCGAGACCGACGGCTCGGTGCACACCTCCCGCTCCACGCTCCGGTTCCGAAGCCGCGAGGAGGTGGAGGAGTCCCTGGCCGCGTCGGGATTCGCCGTGGAGGAGATCAGGGACGCGCCCGACCGGCCCGGGCGGGAGTACGTCTTCGTCACCCGCCGGGTCGGCCGGGACGCGTCCTGGGACCAACCTCCGTCGTCTCCTCGGCGAGGGTGGGTCAGCCCTCCTCGATCTGGCGCACCTCGGCGCTGA
- a CDS encoding DUF1905 domain-containing protein, translated as MNIEFSGELWFWRGPAPWHFVSVPEEECGELAATSPYVTYGWGMIPVTARIGATEWTTSLWPKDGGYIVPVKAWVRRAEKLELGDVVKISLAVGA; from the coding sequence GTGAACATCGAGTTCAGCGGCGAGCTGTGGTTCTGGCGTGGGCCGGCGCCGTGGCACTTCGTCTCCGTCCCCGAGGAGGAGTGCGGTGAGCTGGCGGCGACCTCGCCGTACGTCACCTACGGCTGGGGAATGATCCCGGTCACGGCGCGGATCGGGGCGACGGAGTGGACGACGTCGCTGTGGCCGAAGGACGGCGGGTACATCGTGCCGGTGAAAGCCTGGGTACGCCGGGCCGAGAAACTGGAGCTCGGCGACGTGGTGAAGATCAGTCTGGCCGTCGGCGCCTGA
- the rmuC gene encoding DNA recombination protein RmuC: MNGTIFLAFAVGLAVGLAIGALLVRVRIAESLARATAERDAAESRLAELTADRRSLAEQFKALSADALAQSSRQLLDLTDARVRAAETVVAPVKESLDRFDGRLRQLEESRVALQSALREQVDAVRLTGEALRKETGALATALRKPQVRGRWGELHLARVTELAGLVDHVDVSFQHSATNTDGDTDAIHRPDLVVHLAGGKHVVVDAKVPLEAFLDAAEAADDRTRSERLARHARHVRHHVDALAGKGYWRRLPATPEFVVLFMPGEAFLSHALEADHTLLEYAAERRVILATPSTLIALLRTVAYAWTEQALTHNAREVFELGRELYQRLGRLGRHLDRLGRSLTGAVGSYNEAVGSLETRVLVSARRLHELKVTDEDLQAPAPVEQAVRPLAAAELVGAAAEARAVRRVGEG; the protein is encoded by the coding sequence ATGAACGGGACGATCTTCCTCGCCTTCGCCGTGGGACTGGCGGTCGGACTGGCCATCGGTGCGCTGCTGGTGCGGGTCCGGATCGCGGAGTCGCTCGCCCGGGCCACCGCCGAGCGGGACGCCGCCGAGAGCCGACTGGCCGAGCTGACCGCCGACCGGCGTTCGCTGGCCGAGCAGTTCAAGGCCCTGTCCGCCGACGCGCTCGCCCAGTCCAGCCGGCAGCTGCTCGACCTGACCGACGCCCGGGTGCGGGCCGCCGAGACGGTGGTGGCGCCGGTGAAGGAGAGCCTGGACCGCTTCGACGGGCGGCTGCGCCAGCTCGAGGAGTCCCGGGTGGCGCTGCAGTCGGCCCTGCGCGAGCAGGTCGACGCCGTACGCCTCACCGGGGAGGCCCTCCGCAAGGAGACCGGCGCGCTGGCCACCGCGCTGCGCAAGCCACAGGTACGCGGACGTTGGGGGGAGCTGCACCTCGCCCGGGTGACCGAGCTCGCCGGCCTCGTCGATCACGTCGACGTCAGCTTCCAGCACAGCGCGACCAACACCGACGGTGACACCGATGCCATCCACCGGCCGGACCTGGTGGTCCACCTGGCCGGGGGCAAGCACGTGGTGGTCGACGCCAAGGTGCCGCTGGAGGCGTTCCTGGACGCGGCGGAGGCCGCCGACGACCGGACCCGTTCCGAGCGGCTGGCCCGGCACGCCCGGCACGTCCGCCACCACGTCGACGCTCTGGCAGGCAAGGGCTACTGGCGCCGGCTGCCGGCGACGCCGGAGTTCGTGGTGCTGTTCATGCCGGGTGAGGCGTTCCTGTCCCACGCGCTCGAGGCCGACCACACGCTGCTGGAGTACGCCGCCGAACGCCGGGTGATCCTGGCCACGCCGAGCACCCTGATCGCCCTGCTCCGCACGGTGGCGTACGCATGGACCGAGCAGGCACTCACCCACAACGCCCGCGAGGTCTTCGAGCTCGGCCGGGAGCTCTACCAGCGGCTCGGCCGGCTCGGCCGGCACCTCGACCGCCTGGGGCGCTCGCTCACCGGCGCGGTCGGCTCCTACAACGAGGCCGTCGGCTCGCTGGAGACGAGGGTGCTGGTCAGCGCCCGCCGACTGCACGAGCTGAAGGTGACCGACGAGGACCTCCAGGCGCCCGCTCCGGTCGAGCAGGCCGTCCGACCCCTCGCGGCGGCCGAGCTGGTCGGGGCGGCCGCCGAGGCGCGTGCGGTTCGCCGGGTAGGCGAGGGCTGA
- a CDS encoding YciI family protein, with product MPRFLTMIRIDEQKLPGQEPDPGFEGRAAALFEEINKAGVMRETHGLLPTAEGTRLTWSDGRITSTDGPFTETKEVVGGYSITETEDKAEAVEWVRRFLEIHPKNWTVSAEVRQIEEG from the coding sequence ATGCCGCGTTTCCTGACCATGATCCGCATCGACGAACAGAAGCTGCCCGGCCAGGAGCCCGACCCCGGTTTCGAGGGCCGCGCCGCGGCGCTGTTCGAGGAGATCAACAAGGCCGGCGTGATGCGGGAGACCCACGGGCTCCTCCCCACCGCCGAAGGGACCCGGCTCACCTGGTCCGACGGCAGGATCACCAGTACCGACGGCCCGTTCACCGAGACCAAGGAGGTCGTCGGCGGGTACTCCATCACCGAGACCGAGGACAAGGCCGAGGCGGTCGAATGGGTCCGCCGGTTCCTGGAGATCCACCCGAAGAACTGGACCGTCAGCGCCGAGGTGCGCCAGATCGAGGAGGGCTGA
- a CDS encoding extracellular solute-binding protein, whose protein sequence is METRQIRGLGELRRAGRVGRRTLLRGAAGGVVAAAGVVGAGTLTGCGLNRDGALGDGTGEITVWTWPDNDRMFLQTIPSFERRYPRIKVRVQGFSGTFNSKLLGALVSGTGPDVAMVEITNVSNFKSKPGFVDLSRKPFGAAAMAGKYADFSWKYVADDRSGRIFALPKNTGPGGMFYRRDLFEAAGLPTSPADVHAAMRDWPTFVSTGRKLAVKGERWLLDDPGQLVAVLRNQAGVSYFDASGTPQLDSDVVANALEFAVGLQKDGLLAPDMSSQERGAAINEGAIATFFSGNWFGGLLKAQYAPKSAGKWGVALAPATDGVSAFNYGGDFIGVLQASTNQLAAWEFVRWVTQDPVSLAAMYGRDLYPAWKPAWKSDWINKPDPYYANENVNTVFSEVSATMRPPVTNPNDALASTALSNAVNDVVHGVRAVRAALRKAQDDLEDKIS, encoded by the coding sequence ATGGAAACCCGCCAGATTCGCGGACTCGGCGAACTCCGCCGGGCCGGCCGGGTCGGCCGCCGGACGCTTCTTCGCGGCGCTGCCGGAGGTGTCGTGGCCGCTGCCGGAGTGGTCGGCGCCGGGACGCTGACTGGTTGCGGCCTGAACCGCGACGGCGCGCTGGGCGACGGCACCGGTGAGATCACCGTGTGGACCTGGCCTGACAACGACCGGATGTTCCTGCAGACGATCCCGTCGTTCGAACGCCGGTATCCGCGCATCAAGGTCCGCGTGCAGGGATTCAGCGGGACGTTCAACAGCAAACTGCTCGGCGCCCTGGTCTCCGGCACCGGACCGGACGTGGCGATGGTGGAGATCACCAACGTCTCCAACTTCAAGAGCAAACCGGGGTTCGTCGACCTGTCGCGCAAGCCGTTCGGTGCGGCCGCGATGGCCGGGAAGTACGCCGACTTCTCCTGGAAGTACGTCGCCGACGACCGGTCCGGCCGCATCTTCGCGTTGCCCAAGAACACCGGTCCGGGCGGGATGTTCTACCGCCGTGACCTGTTCGAGGCCGCTGGGCTGCCGACCTCTCCCGCCGACGTGCACGCGGCGATGCGTGACTGGCCGACGTTCGTCTCCACCGGTCGCAAGCTCGCCGTGAAGGGCGAACGCTGGCTGCTGGACGACCCGGGCCAGCTGGTCGCCGTCCTGCGCAACCAGGCAGGTGTGTCGTACTTCGACGCCTCCGGTACGCCGCAGCTGGACAGCGACGTCGTGGCGAACGCACTGGAGTTCGCGGTCGGGCTGCAGAAGGACGGACTCCTCGCGCCGGACATGTCCTCCCAGGAACGCGGCGCGGCGATCAACGAGGGCGCGATCGCGACGTTCTTCTCCGGTAACTGGTTCGGCGGCCTGCTCAAGGCGCAGTACGCGCCGAAGAGTGCCGGCAAGTGGGGAGTGGCGCTGGCGCCGGCCACCGACGGCGTGAGCGCGTTCAACTACGGCGGCGACTTCATCGGCGTCCTGCAGGCCAGCACCAACCAGCTGGCCGCCTGGGAGTTCGTCAGGTGGGTCACCCAGGACCCGGTGAGTCTGGCGGCGATGTACGGCCGCGACCTCTATCCCGCCTGGAAGCCGGCGTGGAAGAGCGACTGGATCAACAAGCCCGACCCGTACTACGCGAACGAGAACGTCAACACCGTCTTCAGCGAGGTGTCCGCCACGATGCGACCGCCGGTGACGAACCCCAACGACGCGCTGGCCAGCACCGCCCTGTCGAACGCCGTCAACGACGTCGTGCACGGCGTCCGGGCGGTCCGGGCGGCGTTGCGGAAGGCGCAGGACGACCTCGAGGACAAGATCTCGTGA
- a CDS encoding carbohydrate ABC transporter permease has translation MNGRQVDTRTRPSGRAGSGSAAASSAGLGDRVRAHRNFYLMVAPFFVLFGVFGLVPIVAAFWIGFTDWDGLNPAHFVGLDNYVSIVTDPTFGKAVFNTVYIWVGSTLVTVGAAFVLAYLVNEYVVFGRSFLRMVFLLPLLAAPAVIAIIMSVLFSTNAGLVNAFLSFVSGDRVTLDWLASTVWIKPIVILMITWRFLGFHMLLFVAGLQSIPRELYDAARVDGAGGRQVFARVTVPLMLPIIFFSATSSTVGAFQLFDEPFVLTNGSGGTDQSAEVLGTMLYRTAFTDFRFGTASALSWVMFALIAVFTVVNSRLLRVRT, from the coding sequence GTGAACGGGCGACAGGTGGACACCCGAACCCGGCCCTCCGGTCGCGCCGGCTCCGGCTCGGCGGCGGCTTCGTCGGCCGGCCTCGGCGACCGGGTGCGGGCGCACCGCAACTTCTACCTCATGGTGGCACCGTTCTTCGTGCTGTTCGGGGTCTTCGGGCTGGTGCCGATCGTGGCGGCGTTCTGGATCGGCTTCACCGACTGGGACGGCCTCAACCCCGCGCACTTCGTCGGCCTGGACAACTACGTGTCGATCGTCACCGACCCGACGTTCGGCAAGGCGGTGTTCAACACCGTCTACATCTGGGTGGGGTCGACGCTGGTGACGGTGGGTGCGGCGTTCGTTCTCGCCTACCTCGTCAACGAGTACGTCGTGTTCGGGCGGAGCTTCCTTCGGATGGTGTTCCTCCTTCCGCTGCTGGCCGCCCCGGCGGTGATCGCGATCATCATGAGCGTGCTGTTCTCCACGAACGCGGGCCTTGTCAACGCGTTCTTGTCGTTCGTCAGCGGCGACCGGGTGACCCTGGACTGGCTGGCATCCACGGTGTGGATCAAACCGATCGTCATCTTGATGATCACCTGGCGGTTCCTCGGCTTCCACATGCTGTTGTTCGTCGCCGGGCTCCAGTCGATCCCGCGCGAGCTGTACGACGCGGCCCGGGTCGACGGGGCGGGCGGGCGGCAGGTGTTCGCCCGGGTGACGGTGCCGTTGATGTTGCCGATCATCTTCTTCAGCGCCACGTCGTCGACCGTTGGCGCTTTCCAGCTCTTCGACGAACCCTTCGTGCTGACCAACGGCTCCGGCGGCACCGACCAGTCCGCCGAGGTGCTCGGCACGATGCTCTACCGCACCGCGTTCACCGACTTCCGCTTCGGTACGGCGTCGGCGCTGTCGTGGGTGATGTTCGCGCTGATCGCGGTGTTCACGGTCGTCAACAGCCGCTTGCTTCGGGTGCGGACATGA
- a CDS encoding carbohydrate ABC transporter permease encodes MNGAGSPVARRAVTVMIYLVVLVFVLPFYWMAVLATHDNASIYHFPPPLLPGGNLSANWTRLVEVVPVLRAMGNSILVAVAHTALVLLLASLVGYGFSRFRQAPGARWMWRALLATIFIPGLVGLIPWYVLIARLGWIDTLWPLIIPGAANGFAVFWMRQVITQTVPADLYDAARIDGASDWRTYWTVVLPLIRPGLGALGVWTFMGTWTAFQIPLIVLNSQENFTLPLALANLNTLYGQDTAAVMLGSVISVLPIFVAFLLAAKQFMAGLTAGALKG; translated from the coding sequence ATGAACGGTGCGGGATCGCCGGTGGCCCGCCGGGCCGTCACGGTGATGATCTACCTCGTGGTGCTGGTGTTCGTCCTGCCGTTCTACTGGATGGCCGTACTCGCCACGCACGACAACGCGTCCATCTACCACTTCCCGCCGCCCCTGCTGCCGGGCGGGAACCTCTCGGCGAACTGGACCCGCCTGGTCGAGGTCGTTCCCGTACTCCGCGCGATGGGCAACAGCATCCTGGTGGCGGTCGCGCACACCGCGCTGGTACTGCTGCTCGCCTCGCTCGTGGGGTACGGCTTCTCGCGGTTCCGTCAGGCGCCCGGCGCGCGCTGGATGTGGCGGGCGCTGCTGGCGACGATCTTCATCCCGGGACTGGTCGGCCTCATCCCGTGGTACGTCCTGATCGCCCGGCTGGGCTGGATCGACACGCTGTGGCCGCTGATCATCCCGGGCGCGGCGAACGGGTTCGCGGTGTTCTGGATGCGGCAGGTCATCACCCAGACCGTCCCGGCCGACCTGTACGACGCGGCGCGGATCGACGGCGCCTCGGACTGGCGGACCTACTGGACGGTGGTGCTGCCGCTGATCCGGCCCGGGCTCGGCGCGCTCGGGGTGTGGACGTTCATGGGCACCTGGACGGCGTTCCAGATCCCGCTGATCGTGCTGAACTCGCAGGAGAACTTCACCCTCCCGCTGGCGCTGGCGAACCTGAACACGTTGTACGGGCAGGACACCGCCGCGGTGATGCTCGGCAGTGTGATCAGCGTGCTGCCGATCTTCGTTGCGTTCCTGCTGGCAGCGAAGCAGTTCATGGCCGGCCTGACCGCGGGTGCGCTGAAGGGCTGA
- the ychF gene encoding redox-regulated ATPase YchF gives MALSIGIVGLPNAGKSTLFNALTANDVLAANYPFATLEPNVGVVGVPDPRLDVLGRMFESAKVVPATVQFVDIAGLVRGASEGEGLGNQFLAHIRETDAICQVTRAFRDPNVVHVDGEVSPASDIGTITTELILADLQTIEKALPRLEKEARLKKDLAETIEVVRRTQAALEKGVTAFAAGVDLAVLRELNLLTAKPFIYIFNCDEGELTDEATRAELTELVAPAQAIFLDAKIESELLELPPDEAAELLASTGQEESGLKMLAKVGFDTLGLQTFLTAGPKESRAWTIRKGSTAPEAAGVIHTDFQRGFIKAEIVSYEELVDAGSMNEARARGKVRLEGKDYVMADGDVVEFKFNV, from the coding sequence GTGGCCTTGTCGATCGGAATCGTCGGACTCCCCAACGCCGGGAAGTCGACCCTTTTCAACGCTCTCACCGCAAATGACGTGCTCGCCGCCAACTATCCGTTCGCGACGCTGGAGCCGAACGTCGGCGTGGTCGGCGTACCCGACCCGCGGCTGGACGTGCTGGGCCGGATGTTCGAGTCGGCGAAGGTCGTACCCGCGACGGTGCAGTTCGTCGACATCGCGGGGTTGGTGCGCGGCGCGTCCGAGGGTGAGGGGCTCGGCAACCAGTTCCTGGCCCACATCCGCGAGACCGACGCGATCTGCCAGGTGACCCGGGCCTTCCGCGACCCCAACGTCGTCCACGTCGACGGCGAGGTCTCTCCGGCGAGCGACATCGGCACGATCACGACCGAGCTGATCCTCGCCGACCTGCAGACGATCGAGAAGGCGCTGCCGAGGCTGGAGAAGGAAGCCCGGCTGAAGAAGGACCTGGCCGAGACGATCGAGGTCGTACGCCGGACCCAGGCAGCCCTGGAGAAGGGCGTCACCGCGTTCGCCGCCGGGGTCGACCTGGCCGTGCTGCGCGAGCTCAACCTGCTCACCGCCAAGCCGTTCATCTACATCTTCAACTGTGACGAGGGCGAGCTCACCGACGAGGCGACGCGCGCCGAGCTGACCGAGCTGGTGGCGCCTGCGCAGGCGATCTTCCTGGACGCCAAGATCGAGTCGGAGCTGCTGGAGCTTCCTCCGGATGAGGCCGCGGAGCTGCTGGCCTCGACCGGGCAGGAGGAGTCCGGTCTGAAGATGCTGGCCAAGGTCGGGTTCGACACCCTCGGGCTGCAGACCTTCCTCACCGCGGGCCCGAAGGAGTCGCGGGCCTGGACGATCCGCAAGGGGTCCACGGCACCGGAAGCCGCCGGCGTGATCCACACCGACTTCCAGCGCGGGTTCATCAAGGCCGAGATCGTGTCGTACGAGGAGCTCGTCGACGCCGGCTCGATGAACGAGGCGCGGGCGCGCGGAAAGGTACGCCTGGAAGGCAAGGACTACGTCATGGCGGACGGTGACGTGGTGGAGTTCAAGTTCAACGTCTGA